From the genome of Salvia splendens isolate huo1 chromosome 7, SspV2, whole genome shotgun sequence:
AGATATAAAAGGATTCCTTACAGCTTGAGTTATCGGTGTAGAATTGGTCTGTTCGGATGAACTTCCCCAGTAAAGCTCTGGACCAGAAAATGGTACGGAAGTGGATCCATTGAAAGTCGAAGAACCAAAGAAAGAATCAGACCTGACAAACTGACTCGACTTCTGCTCTGGAAGTGAATGAGACAGTTCAAAGGTATCTTGCCTGCCCCAACAGCTACCTGCTGAACTAAAACCAGGTGATTTACTTAAGTTTAGCAGAGGACTTCCAACATTAGGGCTGCTGAGGTGAGGCCACGTAGCTGCACGAACACAGTAAAAGTGTCAAAGATAACTAGCAAAATAACTACCACTGATCTGAGCACCTATGAGCCATACCAGAGGGCGAATTCCCAAGAGGCAAGCCTACTTTGTGCAAGGTCCTTTCATCTTTCTCAACCTCGTGATTCATATGCAGCAGCAAACTAATGGTACAGACAAGGTAACGTAAAGTTAAAGAATTCAACTTTTACTGCATGAGAAATGTATGTGAGAGGAAGAAACAGTCGCATATCAATATATAACCTTCTACGTGCCCCACCAGGCCGACTAGGTTCCACCTTTATACGTTTTCCAGCTAAATCGCTTCTATTCAGGGATTTAAGGGCAGCTTCTGCAGCTCTGACATcataaaattcaataaatttatGATGTTTCTTATGTGGCGTTTCCCTTATCTGTTTAACACAGAGATGCAAAAGTTCCCTATTCATATCAAGTTTTTTCACAGGCATGTGTAGAAATATGTAGTGGAAATAGGCAAAAGACTACCTCTTTGACCTCGCCATAAGCCCCAAAAATTTGTAGAAGGTTCTCGTTGGTGACTGATGGGTCCAAATTAAATACTACCAGAGTTCCTTGGTTTATTTCCTTGTCAGAAGGGTTCTCCTGGATTGGAGAGTTTGGGAGGACTGTCAGAGACAACGATACAATACAAGAATGCAAGCGAAGCATATACATCAAACCTTGGGAATTGAGAAATGAATATCTAGCTTTCTTCTCCGGAGTGGCTTGTTTTGCAATGCTCGCATGGCAGTTCGAGCAGCACGAATATCGTAGTAAGAAACCATCACAAAACCCCTATGTTTAGATGCAGTGTACAATGTTCTGATATCACCATACAGCTGAAAATGATGAAACAGAAATGAGAACGCAGGGAGAGTCCATTAGGTGTTTCATTTTCAGAAGTCCCGGTGCTTACAACTAACATCTCAGACTTTCTTAGTTAGACCATATGTGATAGCTATAATCAAATTAAAGCCAATGGCAACCGATGCAGGAAAAACAAGAAATACCAAAACCTGGGCATTGAATACAGATATTGCAGAAatatacaagaaaaaaaaacaattttattgTAATGAAAATTGTAAAAGAAGAAAATACCAAGAATCCAAGATATCCACTGAGGTAGCATGAATACCTCAAAGAGTGTTCTAAGTTCTGCATCCTCAATGTTACTATTGATATTGCGAACAAATAATGTTCTGGAAGGATGCTCTCCTAGAGGGTGTTCCCCAGCAACTGTGCCCACGCCATTAGTTTGATTGGAATGAGCCACTGTGTTGCCAATGCCATCATTGGATAAACTAAGAGTAAAAGAACCTACTCTCGAGTTTTCTTGGGGATCGGATTCCAATTCTAGACCTCCTCCACCAAAAAGATCGTATTCCTCTGTATCATCTACTATATTGGGCAACCAATTGGCCTCAAAATCATCCATTATCCCAGCTAGGAGTTCATCCTCATCATCGGGGAGCAAGCTTCCAACCGCATAATTACCCTTTAGCTCCTGATCAATATCATTTAAGCTGCTGGAGGTATCATGCATGGACTGAATATCACTCTTCCCTTCACTGCTACTCACTGTGAAGAATCAAACacgtaaagaaataaaatacttacTACTTAATTCTTGAGAGGTTAAAAAGGTACTGCAGCTGAAAGTATGTCGGGTGCTTACACTTGACATTGGCAAGAACAGGCAACGAAATTGAGTGAAGTGAGGCATCACTTGGCACGCGATAAGAATGAGATTGGGGAAAGAGCTCCCACGAACTAGTTCCCATCTTGTCAGATAGATCTTTTAAGCACCTGGCACAATTTGACCTCATGGCTATCAGGGATgactatataattttttttctcatgaATTGTTCTAAAATCCACCAAAATAAATTCTCCACTTTCTAGATATTGCTAaaccaaaaaaatgaaacaGGCATGAGATGTTTACATGATAAAGCATTAACTGAACACGACTACGCGAGCTTTGGATTCCATATAGATGAGCAACAACATTATAAAAGTAAGCTCATGAATTCTTCACAATATCTAACTGATATAATGCAGCTACTCAAATAATATGCAACATACAAAACAATCACATATTGCTGGAACAGTGAACTTAGACATTTCTTAAACTGTTATACAATCACTATTGATCTCCAATGTCCATATATGCATCTCTATAAGCACTACCCCTCACTCATACAGAAAGAGGGGGAAACACAAACACCTGATAACTCTCCAAAACAGCCCACATAAAAAATTCCAGAGCCAATCGATATCAAGCAATAAACATAGTGCATTTATAAGAGCAAAAGAATACCTGAGGATAAGAAGTTCAAGGAGCCCACTGATATCAGTGAAGAAACACCAAAAGCATTAATTCTGGGCCGAATATTGCAAGCAAAAGGGGAGCGCATGAAAGACAAAAAACAAAAGGAACAGAAACGTGAACAGCAAGAACTCCTCAACCTTCTTCCGTCTTCGTTTTCATTTCCCCCTTTTTCCCCACTCAATTAATACACAAACGACATAAAATTAACACACATTGATCGCAGGAATGCAGTGAGCACCAATGATTTGACGGCCGAAAAATTTAATGGAcgattttattttgattgaaatcaATTTCAACTGCTATTAAATGTTGATTTGATATCCACGTGCATATACATACGCACACATAGAAtccaaaaaaacaaatgagaaaaatggaattcaaatcaataaattaatatatgttCCAAGAATCTTTTGTGGGAGAAAGATGAAGACGACAGAGTGTGCAGACAATAATATAATCCCTGTTTAGGATTAATACGAGGATTAAGAAATGGGCATAGAGGATTAGTTTGAATAGATTAAGAGGTATTGTTTCActtttaaaaactttttataGAATATGATAATAACTTGAGTGTGTGCTGAGTTGTACGTTTAATGCGgattaaaaatggaaataaatttGTTTGAAGTTCCTATTCCTAAAATAGAATATTTTGATTTAGTGAAAGTTATCTGATGTGAAGACTCAAGAGAATTGCGGCGGCGCTGGCTGCAGAATGACGTTTGATTTTGGTGTGCTTTATCCTTTTTTTCTCCATCAAATCTATACTCCCTCGATCCCCGCATACTTGAGTTcagattttaaaaattgataaaattgtCAATTAAATCCCAATTTTTAGTtgatttatttatgattttgtCCCACTGATTATTAAAGTTAACTAACATATCCTCCCTTCCGTgcaaaaaataagaataattgAGACGGTAAGAAATTAATATAGCATATACTTTCTCCGTCCTATAATAAGAGTTACTATATTTTactttataataaataataaataagtatcacattccaccaactcatttcactcatattctattataaaattaatataaacaaattgaccatatattctactaacttttccaattcgttattctttacatttcttaaaactcgtgcccctACTAAATGTGACTcatattgtgggacggatggagtaattggtaaagtaagagagatgatgagAAGTGTAGTttaaataatgttagtggataatgcgactctcattattattattattattatggtgGGTCCTAgtgatataaattataaataaatcgATATATATGGGTAATAGTTTGGTAAAAAATTTCAGaattggaaataaaatatttttatgggacggacgaaaaaagaaaagtgtccttatttttatgggaaggAGGGAATAACACTTTCGCGCTTGTCCCATAACTTAAAATTTTCGGCTATTATGTGGTACCGTGGATGCCCTTGTTTTCCTACGTGGACATAAACATCGTTTATTTAAAACGACGTTGTCTTAAACACCTCTCAAAACGATTTCTTTCCATTCCATCATTTTTAGATTTGGGtgttttttcaaaagaaaaacataCTTGGTTCTtcatttcatcatttttttaaaattatgtaatatCACATCAGAATGTCATGTCATTAAATAATGACAAACTTAAGTGTCATGGACTAAATAATGTCACGTACTCGGCCGAAAATTTTAAGTTATGGTTTAGTTGCAAAAGTGTTATATGTTATGATTTAATTAGCTAACTTTGTAAGTTAGGAGATAAACCAAaagttttgatttaattggcaattttttcttaaaaaattgatatttaaaatttttaaaagttaaataAAGATAGAGTatagtatgagagagaaaaatgagaGGAGTGTAGAGAAAATTAAGTAggtgagagaataaaatatgagagagaaaatgtattatttttgctaaaaagagaaataattTACTTATAATTGGACATCCTAAAAAATGACTCGCTTATGATGGGGTGGAAGAAGTAGCAGAGTACATTTATTTATGAATTGAGTTTTAATTTCCTTCTAAAAATaagttgtttttttaaattatttttttagtaatttattttcttttaattatctatttttttctatctcCAATTAACTTACCAAAGTACTACCttctttcatttattaaaaagtaatttagttatcttttaatGCTCCCGTGCAGCCGTGTGACGCCCACTTGCCGGTCCGCAAGTGGGCATCGTTTATATCCGTTGaaaaagtgttttttttttaaattctgaaaaaaattaaaaaatgtaatattaggatttcaatcaattgtaatattaggatttcaattatgtattttttcatattttcggatgttgtaattttcgtgggttttaatgattttatgaattattagtattaatttaatatttcaatgaaatattaattgaatttgttggaaataaaaataaaaaatgaaattaaatgaatagttaagggatgagatggttaagagatggagggttgcagcctgcaggtgttgtctcttaattaagagatgggtaaaaagtgcagtgggacccataaatagttaagggatgagatgagacggtattgagacagAGATGTGGATAGCCTAATAAGCTTGCTCGTCTGCAAAGCCAGGAGGATGAATGAGCAATTTAAGATCTCGGGTTTTCTGCATTACGATACTGATCAAATGTATTGCTTTGCTAAGTTTTGCTACGTAGCTCTAaatctatttttattaattttttaggcATTACAATgacttattttcctttttccaaGTTTTAGAAATTAGAAGTAAATGTTTGATTAACTTAGTACAGTGAATCATCTTGTTATCGGTTGCTCgactgattttatttcaatgaaTTTTGATCAAGATTCTaacatatagtagtagtagtacttaataTGACTGATGgagtctttattttttttataaacctTGTGATTCATGTCTGTTCCATTATTTCCTTTAGAAGGAAAcaaagaaaaacatttagtaAAACTGAGAGGAGAGAAATGAATTTGTTGGTATTTTGTATTCCCTGCCGTGAACACaaagcatcatcatcatcatcatctttacAACCCCACACAAAACCTTTTACTATATCCAACGTTACAAGAAAAGAACCCTCATGACCACCACCACGCTTATAAGCTTCCTTCGGCTTACAAATGTTGCAGCAATCTTCTTTCACTTCCAAGAATGGCGCCGCCGCTGCAAAACCTACCGCTGCTGCTTCTGTGTCTCAACTTCTGCATGTACGCCATCGTTGTGGGCATCGGTGCTTGGAGCATCAACAGAGCTATCGACCACAGCTTCATCATCGGTAACACATATCAAAACTCAACCCACAGCATATCACTTTTCTCACTGACTCTTCGTTTCCTCCCTACAGAGAAAGGCTTTGTTCTGCCTGCGCATTTCTCGCCTATATACTTCCCCATGGGAAACGCGGCCACTGGATTCTTCGTCATCTTCTCTTTGATTGCCGGGGTTGTGGGAGTTGCTTCTGCCATCTCGGGACTCAACCATATTTGTTACTGGGGCATGGATAGTCTCCCTGCAGCTGCTGTCGGCGGCACCATTGCCTGGAGTCTTACGATTCTGGCCATGGGGTGATTCATAGTTATCCTCTAATCATCTTTCTTCCTTCCTTTTGCTTTTATGGGAGCTAATGGTGTCTGTTTCTTTGACAGGTTTGCGTGGAAACAGATCGATTTGACCCACAGAAATAGCCGTTTGGTGAGATGAATAAAAATCGGATCTTtacatttatattttgaatgGTAATGTTTTGTTTATGGGTTGGATTTTTGGCTGGTTGCAGATGACAATGGAAGCTTTCATCACAATCCTGTCAGCTACTCAGCTCTTCTACATCGCCCTCATCCATGGAGGCGCTGTGGAAGCGAGGGGAACAAAATCCAAGGAGGCGACAGGAAAAACATCTGCAGAGGCAAGGGGATGAACATGACAATCGATGTTGACATTTATATGCTGTTGTGGTTCTTGTTCTTGTTTGATCTTTGTTTCCAGgagttttttctttttgtttgtgtttgattGTACAAATAGAGATGGATTGCTTTGagtaaatcaaatcaaataaaaaggagTGAGTGCATGAATTATGTTCAATCGTTTTGGCAGCTGTTGCAAAATACTTCACAGTTTTATTAATTAAGGGGCAGTTGAAGAACAATAATTCACAAGAAAGTGTATGTCTATATTCACTGCTAAATCAACATGAAAAGGCAGAACTAACTCTTTGTTTTGATGGTGGAGATCTTCATTGACATCCTCCACAACTTCCCTCAGCCACAATGTCTGCTTCTGCTTTAGCAAGATTCTACAGCTATGAAATTTTGAATCAGAATCTACaacaaatgaaattttcatattttttgtgcTATTCAACTCAACCATAGACCAAAAGGTGAACTGCACAAACAAATAGCAGAAAGCCAGAAACTGTTTATCCAACAAATTGTGAATAAGAAAACACAGATGTGTTTACCTTTGATTAATCACCAGACCCCGAAAACATTTCAAACAATCCACAGCAACTTTTCCACGTCGTTTTTTGAACTGGATACGGAGAAGGAGCCACCACCAGCTGCAGAAGAATAGAAAAAA
Proteins encoded in this window:
- the LOC121810960 gene encoding protein MEI2-like 2, whose product is MGTSSWELFPQSHSYRVPSDASLHSISLPVLANVKLSSSEGKSDIQSMHDTSSSLNDIDQELKGNYAVGSLLPDDEDELLAGIMDDFEANWLPNIVDDTEEYDLFGGGGLELESDPQENSRVGSFTLSLSNDGIGNTVAHSNQTNGVGTVAGEHPLGEHPSRTLFVRNINSNIEDAELRTLFELYGDIRTLYTASKHRGFVMVSYYDIRAARTAMRALQNKPLRRRKLDIHFSIPKENPSDKEINQGTLVVFNLDPSVTNENLLQIFGAYGEVKEIRETPHKKHHKFIEFYDVRAAEAALKSLNRSDLAGKRIKVEPSRPGGARRSLLLHMNHEVEKDERTLHKVGLPLGNSPSATWPHLSSPNVGSPLLNLSKSPGFSSAGSCWGRQDTFELSHSLPEQKSSQFVRSDSFFGSSTFNGSTSVPFSGPELYWGSSSEQTNSTPITQAVRNPFISGGNHGSLYNWSQIQQHHHCYHAGSAPSAGPLQQKFGYFHESPRSSFARPGCARAAYLGDLNDFSYRDVTNSTVPLMKSVSVGEGSPVSSMISSARPSHVFHGIARFPGPAASNWEALAERGRSRLIDTNGIQINNKNQFQLDIDKIRTGEDTRTTLMIKNIPNKYTSKMLLATIDEHCKGTYDFLYLPIDFQNKCNVGYAFINLLSPLNIIPFYEAFNGKRWEKFNSEKVAYLAYARIQGKAALVAHFKHTTLMNEDKHCRPILFDSEFLESNNKVLQKNVPVNVNTGVQQSNEGQAGNLAASDQDMREQ
- the LOC121741203 gene encoding membrane protein PM19L-like isoform X1 produces the protein MAPPLQNLPLLLLCLNFCMYAIVVGIGAWSINRAIDHSFIIGNTYQNSTHSISLFSLTLRFLPTEKGFVLPAHFSPIYFPMGNAATGFFVIFSLIAGVVGVASAISGLNHICYWGMDSLPAAAVGGTIAWSLTILAMGFAWKQIDLTHRNSRLMTMEAFITILSATQLFYIALIHGGAVEARGTKSKEATGKTSAEARG
- the LOC121741203 gene encoding membrane protein PM19L-like isoform X2, yielding MAPPLQNLPLLLLCLNFCMYAIVVGIGAWSINRAIDHSFIIEKGFVLPAHFSPIYFPMGNAATGFFVIFSLIAGVVGVASAISGLNHICYWGMDSLPAAAVGGTIAWSLTILAMGFAWKQIDLTHRNSRLMTMEAFITILSATQLFYIALIHGGAVEARGTKSKEATGKTSAEARG